The following are encoded together in the Humulus lupulus chromosome 5, drHumLupu1.1, whole genome shotgun sequence genome:
- the LOC133779855 gene encoding uncharacterized protein LOC133779855 gives MDSRIINSHPKIGAHNKKEERKGGLMAIKLDMHKAYDCMEWEFILSVIKVNGFKEHVCRLFMACITLISYLVLLNGLPLSKNFPKRVLSKLIQKEQDVGSIHWILIPRNAPSISRLMIVDDTILFIRANEKDAQVLMKCIKRMKKEDYKALKDKLLKRLEGWKLRLMSYARCTTLVKSVSLRIPIYNMSACRVPLSMCTEMDAVIKKLWWTGSLENDKFRASKNWDSLYQPKAAGRLGSRRFEDILKALLAKLAWSVAKGDHKHWINCLTKK, from the exons ATGGATAGCAGAATCATCAATTCTCACCCAAAAATTGGTGCACACAATAAGAAAGAAGAAAGGAAAGGGGGTCTGATGGCAATAAAACTTGATATGCATAAAGCATACGATTGTATGGAGTGGGAGTTCATCCTCAGTGTCATTAAAGTTAATGGATTCAAAGAGCATGTGTGTAGGCTTTTCATGGCTTGTATCACATTGATATCCTACTTGGTCTTGTTAAATGGGCTACCATTGAGCAAAAATTTTCCAAAGCGAG TTTTGTCAAAGCTCATACAGAAGGAACAAGATGTTGGATCCATACATTGGATTCTCATACCCAGAAATGCACCTTCCATATCACGCCTCATGATCGTGGATGATACAATCTTATTTATAAGAGCAAATGAGAAAGATGCACAGGTATTGATGAAATGCATTAAGAG GATGAAGAAAGAGGATTACAAAGCATTGAAAGACAAACTTCTCAAGAGACTGGAAGGATGGAAATTGAGGTTGATGTCTTATGCGAGGTGCACTACTTTGGTTAAATCGGTATCCCTTAGGATACCCATCTATAACATGTCTGCATGCAGAGTCCCCCTTTCAATGTGCACAGAAATGGATGCAGTGATCAAAAAGTTATGGTGGACGGGAAGCTTGGAAAATGACAAATTTAGGGCATCTAAAAATTGGGATAGCTTGTATCAACCCAAGGCAGCAGGGCGGTTGGGTTCTAGAAGATTTGAGGACATCCTCAAAGCCCTCTTGGCCAAGCTGGCGTGGAGTGTAGCCAAAGGAGATCATAAGCATTGGATTAATTGTCTTACGAAGAAATAA